The genome window ACGGCGGATAATGAGCATCGTGGCGACCGGTGAGCTGCTTATTAAGTTGCTGCCTTGCTGTTCCAGGCACCTGTTGTTGGGTCAGCTGGTGCacggcgagcttggcagTGCGGGCTTGGCAGTACACGGTGCCGACCGATACCGTCCGCAAAGCGAAGCGTTCCGCGGGAAACTCCCGGCATCTGCACAGCATGCATACGCGTTGTCAAATCCACTGGAACATCTTGGCTGCAACAACCGAACAGGACGAGCCTGGTGCCGTGCATCACGACCTTGGGCGGGAACCTGGGATACGGAGTAAGAACACGATATCCACGCCGCGCATGACAGTGAGTAGAGGAGAGTTCCGAGTGCGCATCGTTGACCTGTAGCCGTGAATGCCAGGATCGCGagtccgaggaggacgcggcgTGCCGAGACAACGGGTCTCGGCTTCGGTGACGCGTACGAGACCGAACATCTGAGcgcctggggtcagtggGTGGCGATGGCATTAAGAGCCCGCCTTGGAGTGGTTGGAAGACGCCTTTGATGCCTAGGGTGAagaagaggccgaggtgagTGGACACTTGGCGCCACGGTCGGGACTGCTGCCGAGGCGTTCTTATCCGGCATGCCTCGCAGCGGACTTGAGCGCCCGTCATCGACAGTATACAAGGACCGATGTCGCATCTTGCCTGTTAGGCCTGCTCGCACGTTGTTGAGGCAAGGAGAGAGTGCATGTTATGAGGTGAGATGGATCCCATGAAACTCGGCGGATGTGTTAAGGACAAGTCAAGaagttgggtggcgattGGTTGGTGATCTGGCGACAAGTGTGTTTGGTGTTTGATTTACTTTGTGCATGCTGGGGATGGTTCAACTCGTGACTTGGTGGTTGATCTGTGAGTTTTGGTAAACCTCACAAACCCCTCAAGTCACGAGTTGCACCAAGATTCAGAGTAGCGGATGCAGATCTAAAGCCTTGTGATCCTCTGCCAAGTCGGTTTTGAAGCGCAAGATTGCAAGATCACACAAGATCAATCGTCACGTGATTTCACCGTCTCGGTGATCAAAGATCAAGTCAACAACAACACGGCGACGGAGCCAAATGTTGGTtcacccccccccccccccccgaCCCATTGATAGTCTACTAGCCTGCAAGAGATATATAAAAGCCCATCGTCTTCTCTGCATTGCTCATCAtcccactcgtcctcctcacacTCCAACCAAGGTCACTTGTACCAGTCCACTTTCAATCCACCTTCACACCAACCaaccaccccaccccacaccCATCCACAATGGCCCGTACCAAGCAGACCGCCCGCAAGTCCACCGGTGGCAAGGCGCCCCGCAAGCAGCTCGCCACCAAGGCCGCCCGCAAgtcggcgccctcgaccgGTGGTGTCAAGAAGCCCCACCGTTACCGCCCCGGTACCGTCGCCCTTCGTGAGATTCGTCGCTACCAGAAGTGAGTACCtgccaccttccttccaaCAAGAGCATAGCTGACTGGACAGGTCGAccgagctcctcatccgcaAGCTCCCTTTCCAGCGTCTTGTTCGTGAGATCGCCCAGGACTTCAAGACCGACCTCCGCTTCCAGTCGtcggccgtcctcgccctccagGAGGCGTCTGAGGCCTACCTCGTCTCGCTCTTCGAGGACACCAACCTTTGCGCCATCCACGCCAAGCGTGTCACCATCCAGCCCAAGGACCTTCagctcgcccgccgcctccgtgGTGAGCGCTCGTAAGCTGCCCGTCGGGCATCGGCTTCGCGCACTGGTGTTCTAGGACACGCCGTGCTCCTTTGTACTTCGTTTTGCCTTCTGTTTGTAAACAGGTTGAGCACTTGATGAATCGAGCTCCCTGATTTTGCCCATGTCTTTGGTGTCGCCTTGATGTGGTGGTGCGTTTTCGTTGCTGAGTGTGTTCCTCTCGTAGGGCCCTCCCAGTGTGCCCCGTTTCAGTCTGCCACACTCCCCTCCGGT of Cutaneotrichosporon cavernicola HIS019 DNA, chromosome: 4 contains these proteins:
- the HHT1 gene encoding uncharacterized protein (Histone H3), which produces MARTKQTARKSTGGKAPRKQLATKAARKSAPSTGGVKKPHRYRPGTVALREIRRYQKSTELLIRKLPFQRLVREIAQDFKTDLRFQSSAVLALQEASEAYLVSLFEDTNLCAIHAKRVTIQPKDLQLARRLRGERS